In the genome of Desulfuromonas sp. DDH964, one region contains:
- a CDS encoding NADH:flavin oxidoreductase produces MTKALFDSAAIGSLKLPNRFVRSATWEGLCEVDGRPTPKLVQLYRNLARGGVGLIITGYSYIRADGKQLPGKMGIDSDDLIAPLRELSTAVHEEGGRVFCQLVHAGAQTTAKMIGAVPLAPSALKAPNYPELPRELGITEIQDLVQAFAAAANRAKQAGFDGVQLHGAHGYLINQFLSPLMNRRSDAYGGTLEGRMRFLEEVCVAVRRAVGPHYPVTIKLTAADHLPGGLEFGEAMQIAQRLGELGIDAIEVSSGTAASGKTTPVRQEINEPAHEAYNSRYARRLKEVIDVPILLVGGLRSGTVLQRLLQEDEADFFSFSRPLIREPDFPNRLRTDESYRSTCISCNGCFRPGMKGEGIYCVVDKIEAENRSIQV; encoded by the coding sequence ATGACCAAGGCCCTTTTCGATTCCGCTGCCATCGGTTCCCTCAAGCTCCCCAATCGCTTTGTCCGCAGCGCCACCTGGGAAGGGCTGTGCGAGGTCGACGGGCGACCGACCCCGAAGCTGGTTCAGCTCTATCGCAACCTGGCCCGGGGCGGTGTCGGTCTGATCATCACCGGCTACAGTTACATCCGTGCCGATGGCAAGCAGCTTCCCGGCAAGATGGGAATCGATAGCGATGACCTGATTGCACCCCTGCGCGAGCTGAGTACGGCGGTCCATGAAGAAGGGGGCCGGGTTTTCTGCCAGCTGGTCCACGCGGGCGCCCAGACCACGGCCAAAATGATCGGTGCCGTGCCCCTGGCGCCTTCGGCGCTTAAGGCACCCAACTATCCGGAATTGCCGCGGGAGTTGGGTATTACTGAAATCCAGGACCTAGTGCAGGCCTTCGCCGCCGCCGCGAATCGGGCGAAGCAGGCCGGATTTGACGGGGTGCAACTGCACGGCGCCCATGGCTACCTGATCAACCAGTTTCTCTCGCCGCTGATGAACCGGCGCAGTGATGCCTATGGTGGCACCCTCGAAGGACGCATGCGTTTCCTCGAAGAGGTCTGCGTTGCGGTGCGGAGGGCGGTCGGTCCGCACTACCCGGTCACCATTAAGCTGACCGCTGCCGATCACCTGCCGGGCGGTCTCGAATTCGGTGAGGCGATGCAGATCGCCCAGCGCCTTGGAGAACTTGGCATCGACGCCATCGAGGTCAGCTCCGGCACCGCCGCTTCGGGGAAGACCACCCCGGTGCGCCAGGAGATCAACGAACCCGCCCATGAGGCCTACAACTCCCGTTATGCCCGCCGTCTCAAGGAAGTCATCGACGTGCCGATCCTGCTGGTCGGCGGTCTCCGCTCCGGCACAGTTTTGCAGAGGCTCTTGCAGGAAGATGAGGCCGATTTTTTCTCTTTCTCGCGGCCATTGATTCGCGAACCGGACTTTCCAAACCGCCTGCGCACTGACGAGAGCTATCGCTCTACCTGTATCTCCTGCAACGGCTGCTTTCGTCCCGGGATGAAAGGGGAAGGGATTTACTGCGTCGTTGATAAAATCGAAGCCGAGAACCGTTCGATTCAGGTGTAA
- a CDS encoding LEA type 2 family protein has protein sequence MTKVAQKFSCLAACLLVFGCAGLGPGFEEPTVGLSSFRLLPAEGMAPRFEIGLHIVNPNRTPLKLEGIVYSLTLAGQKVVTGATSDLPEVPAYGEGDVTLTATTDLLRSIRLLASLLNQPQSVVTYALDAKLDIGSLRPRIHLQEKGEISLEDGTR, from the coding sequence ATGACCAAGGTCGCCCAAAAATTTTCCTGCCTCGCTGCCTGCCTGCTGGTCTTCGGCTGCGCCGGCCTCGGCCCGGGCTTTGAAGAGCCGACGGTGGGGCTCTCTTCCTTCCGCCTGCTTCCTGCCGAGGGGATGGCGCCCCGTTTTGAGATCGGTCTGCATATCGTCAATCCCAACCGTACCCCCCTCAAGCTTGAAGGCATCGTCTACTCGCTGACCCTCGCCGGCCAGAAGGTGGTCACCGGCGCGACCAGCGACCTGCCGGAGGTCCCCGCCTACGGCGAAGGGGATGTGACCCTGACCGCGACCACCGACCTTTTGCGCAGTATCCGCCTGCTGGCGTCTCTTCTCAACCAGCCGCAGTCAGTTGTGACCTACGCTTTGGATGCCAAGCTCGACATCGGCAGCCTGCGGCCCCGGATTCATCTCCAGGAAAAAGGCGAAATCAGTCTCGAAGACGGTACACGCTGA
- a CDS encoding short chain dehydrogenase, with amino-acid sequence MRILLIGASGTIGSAVCDLLSLNHDVIKASRSSGDLKVDISSADSIRSMYTQAGKFDAVVSAAGQARFKGLAELNDEDFAFCLTNKLMGQVNLVRIGSQFIADGGSFTLTSGILAQMPMPGSAAISLVNAGLEGFARAAALEMERRVRVNVVSPPWVRETLEKMGKDPLPGMPATQVAKAYQQSVEGSRSGEVISP; translated from the coding sequence ATGCGAATTCTACTCATCGGCGCCAGCGGAACTATTGGCAGTGCCGTCTGCGACCTGCTCTCCCTGAATCACGACGTTATCAAAGCCTCCCGTTCGAGCGGCGATTTGAAGGTCGACATTTCCTCCGCCGATTCCATTCGCAGCATGTACACCCAGGCCGGGAAATTCGATGCCGTCGTCAGCGCGGCAGGCCAGGCGCGTTTCAAAGGGCTGGCGGAGTTGAACGATGAGGACTTCGCCTTCTGTCTGACCAACAAGCTGATGGGCCAGGTGAACCTGGTCCGCATCGGCAGTCAGTTCATCGCCGACGGCGGCTCCTTTACCCTGACCAGCGGCATTCTGGCGCAAATGCCGATGCCGGGGAGCGCCGCAATCAGCCTGGTGAACGCCGGGCTGGAAGGATTTGCGCGGGCGGCAGCGCTGGAGATGGAGCGCAGGGTCCGGGTCAACGTCGTCAGTCCGCCCTGGGTGCGGGAGACGCTCGAAAAGATGGGCAAGGACCCGCTCCCCGGCATGCCGGCTACCCAGGTGGCGAAAGCCTACCAGCAGAGCGTCGAGGGAAGTCGGTCGGGTGAGGTGATTTCTCCATGA
- a CDS encoding GAF domain-containing protein, translated as MPQTNPNEYFRLFFETAQAILSAENLQAILDSLVQRTVAALDIKGGSLRLIDEESNSLKQVASYGLSDAYLNKGALNADQSIPEVLAGQPVCIRNAPEDPRIQYPEEMRAEGINTVLSVPVIAAEKVIGVLRLYSSRPRNYSGEDLEFVSALAEMGGLAISNARLAQAEGDKLAALFSEIGVDQPDRFEFEKPTLGPACLMPVDSARSLTYFRTLHEITRALLSTRESKQVVQLIVDQAVAVMKVKASALRLRNETTHELELIATSGLSAKFLAKGQPHTDQSIAETLAGRPVLILDTANDPRLEYPAETVAEGIQSILSMPIVARHRVVGVLRLYSAEKRQYSQEEITFLSALAEIAGVAIMNARLYEKTRNDLSFWAATLGYMQD; from the coding sequence ATGCCGCAGACCAATCCCAACGAGTACTTCCGTCTCTTTTTTGAGACAGCGCAGGCGATCCTCTCCGCTGAGAACCTGCAGGCGATTCTCGACTCGCTGGTGCAGCGCACCGTCGCTGCCCTTGATATCAAGGGGGGAAGCCTGCGGCTGATCGACGAGGAGAGCAACAGCCTCAAGCAGGTCGCCTCTTACGGCCTCAGCGACGCCTACCTGAACAAGGGCGCACTCAACGCCGATCAGAGCATTCCCGAAGTCCTCGCAGGCCAGCCGGTCTGCATCAGGAACGCTCCCGAAGATCCGCGTATCCAGTATCCGGAGGAGATGCGCGCCGAGGGGATCAACACGGTCCTCTCGGTGCCGGTAATCGCCGCCGAGAAGGTCATCGGCGTTTTGCGCCTCTACAGCTCCCGACCGCGTAACTACAGTGGCGAGGATCTTGAATTCGTCTCCGCCCTCGCCGAAATGGGGGGACTGGCGATCTCCAACGCCCGCCTCGCACAGGCGGAAGGGGACAAGCTCGCCGCGCTCTTCAGCGAAATCGGCGTCGATCAGCCGGACCGCTTCGAGTTCGAAAAGCCGACCCTCGGCCCCGCCTGCCTCATGCCGGTCGACTCGGCGAGAAGTCTCACTTATTTTCGCACCCTGCACGAGATCACGCGTGCACTCCTCTCGACCCGGGAATCGAAGCAGGTGGTGCAGTTGATCGTCGACCAGGCAGTCGCCGTCATGAAGGTCAAGGCGAGCGCCCTGCGTCTGCGCAATGAGACGACCCACGAGCTGGAGCTGATCGCCACCAGCGGTCTCAGCGCCAAGTTCCTCGCCAAGGGGCAGCCCCACACCGACCAGAGTATCGCCGAAACTCTCGCCGGGCGCCCGGTACTGATCCTCGACACCGCCAATGACCCGCGCCTCGAATATCCGGCCGAGACCGTCGCCGAAGGGATCCAGTCGATTCTCTCGATGCCGATCGTCGCCCGCCATCGTGTGGTCGGCGTCCTGCGCCTTTACAGCGCTGAAAAACGGCAGTACAGCCAGGAGGAGATTACCTTCCTTTCCGCACTGGCGGAAATTGCCGGTGTTGCCATCATGAATGCCCGGCTTTATGAAAAGACCCGCAACGATCTCTCATTCTGGGCGGCCACGCTGGGGTATATGCAGGATTGA
- a CDS encoding DUF4019 domain-containing protein, with the protein MKTTVLILSFSLLLGAWLPPGAAIASDEAAALQSATAFLALLDQGDIAAAFDATSTYHRSSQQRERWVASIGTQRSFYGPLVNRVASKTVFKDSYPKNPDGDYVVIVFQSSFTHKRQTTEIVAVTADANGQWRVSDYICN; encoded by the coding sequence GTGAAAACTACCGTCCTGATTCTGTCTTTCAGTCTTCTGCTCGGCGCCTGGTTGCCCCCGGGCGCAGCTATTGCCAGTGACGAGGCTGCGGCGCTCCAATCTGCGACAGCTTTCCTGGCGCTGCTCGATCAAGGCGATATCGCTGCCGCTTTCGACGCGACCAGTACCTACCACCGCAGCTCCCAGCAGCGGGAGCGGTGGGTAGCCAGTATCGGCACGCAAAGGTCCTTTTACGGCCCCTTGGTCAACCGGGTGGCGAGCAAAACCGTCTTCAAAGACTCCTATCCCAAAAATCCCGATGGTGACTACGTCGTAATCGTCTTTCAGTCCTCCTTTACCCACAAGCGGCAGACCACCGAGATCGTTGCCGTTACGGCGGATGCCAATGGGCAATGGCGGGTGAGCGATTACATCTGCAACTGA
- a CDS encoding formate/nitrite transporter family protein — MMALGGWLVMATPPTLSQMVSIYIFTFLIGSGDLRHSIAGSVQIFTAYLISDHFLPSRVAALLCFTIFGNLVGGSIFVALLNYGHIRETQQSSTV, encoded by the coding sequence ATGATGGCCCTTGGTGGCTGGCTGGTCATGGCGACGCCTCCCACGCTGAGCCAGATGGTATCGATTTACATTTTCACCTTCCTAATCGGCAGCGGTGATCTGCGCCACTCCATCGCTGGTAGCGTCCAGATATTTACCGCCTACCTGATCAGTGATCATTTCCTGCCGTCCCGGGTCGCTGCTTTACTTTGTTTCACCATCTTCGGCAACCTGGTTGGCGGGAGCATCTTTGTCGCCCTGCTGAATTACGGTCACATTCGCGAGACGCAGCAAAGCTCCACCGTTTAA